A stretch of Sandaracinaceae bacterium DNA encodes these proteins:
- the ctaD gene encoding cytochrome c oxidase subunit I, with the protein MKTAKDDVEPLEAPFPESVQEAQRARLRAAWKAPSGFRYWSAVNNTEVGVWYTATAFGFFLFGGLLALVMRVQLAVPDNTLLDAQTYDQFFTMHGSVMMFLFAVPVFEAFSIMVLPEMLGARDLPFPRLSSYGFWCYLIGGVFVCGSLFFGHGPQGGWFMYPPLTTEYSDGYGVDIWLLGLSFIEVASIAAAVELIVGVLKCRPPGMRINLIPLYSWYILVVAAMILFAFPPLIAGDILLEVERAFDWPFFDASRGGDPLLWQHLFWIFGHPEVYIVFLPSIALVAMIVPTFAKTPMVGYGWVVLAAVGTGFLSFGLWVHHMFTTGLPGISLALFSAASEAIAIPTGVQLFCFIATLLVGRVTMKVPMLYVIGGLSTFVIGGLTGVMVALVPFDFQAHDSYFVVGHLHSVLIGGTIFPIVGAAYYFFPLIGGKHLSEKLGRLAFWLMFVGFNVTFLPMHFTGLLGMPRRVFTYPEELGLGWLNMISTVGAFILGLGVLVFVIDVLRPKKKQPYAERNPWNAGTLEWLGTMPDEAWGVRSIPEIDSRYPLWDQPNFMRDVDEGRFYLPDAEEGLRETLVTSAIDAKPIQCLRVATPTFLGMLAAIFTGGVFIFSTFHLWWPAMASGALAFVVIVTWLWTGTAVIPEKPAKAVGLGLTLPLYSSGPRSVGWWGMMIMMLGDMTAFLALVFGYFFYWTADTDFIPPDAPEIGWLWPSVGLGATLLGWLATVAARHLNRTSAAGFYGAILAAIVSSGVGAWALLHGPSADGLDPTSHVYPAMVWLLFGWAALHGIVGVVMQVYCLARRVAKRMDAEHDIDIVNVTLYWHFVAVTALITVATLAGFPRLV; encoded by the coding sequence ATGAAGACGGCGAAGGACGACGTCGAGCCGCTCGAGGCGCCCTTTCCGGAGTCGGTACAGGAGGCGCAGAGGGCGCGCCTGCGCGCGGCGTGGAAGGCGCCGTCCGGCTTCCGCTACTGGTCCGCGGTGAACAACACCGAGGTCGGCGTCTGGTACACGGCGACCGCGTTCGGCTTCTTCCTCTTCGGCGGTCTGCTCGCGCTGGTCATGCGGGTGCAGCTCGCCGTGCCCGACAACACCCTGCTCGACGCCCAGACCTACGACCAGTTCTTCACCATGCACGGCTCGGTGATGATGTTCCTCTTCGCGGTGCCCGTGTTCGAGGCCTTCTCGATCATGGTGCTGCCCGAGATGCTGGGCGCGCGCGATCTGCCCTTCCCGCGGCTGAGCTCGTACGGCTTCTGGTGCTACCTCATCGGCGGCGTCTTCGTGTGCGGCTCGCTCTTCTTCGGGCACGGGCCACAGGGCGGCTGGTTCATGTACCCGCCGCTGACCACGGAGTACTCCGACGGCTACGGCGTCGACATCTGGCTGCTCGGCCTCTCCTTCATCGAGGTCGCCTCCATCGCGGCCGCGGTCGAGCTCATCGTCGGGGTGCTCAAGTGCCGCCCGCCCGGGATGCGCATCAACCTCATCCCGCTCTACAGCTGGTACATCCTCGTGGTCGCGGCGATGATCCTCTTCGCCTTCCCGCCGCTCATCGCGGGCGACATCCTGCTCGAGGTCGAGCGCGCCTTCGACTGGCCCTTCTTCGACGCGTCACGGGGCGGAGATCCGCTGCTCTGGCAGCACCTCTTCTGGATCTTCGGCCACCCCGAGGTCTACATCGTCTTCCTGCCCTCCATCGCGCTGGTGGCGATGATCGTGCCCACCTTCGCGAAGACCCCGATGGTCGGCTACGGCTGGGTCGTCCTCGCCGCGGTGGGCACGGGCTTTCTGAGCTTCGGTCTCTGGGTGCACCACATGTTCACCACGGGGCTGCCCGGGATCTCGCTCGCGCTCTTCAGCGCCGCGAGCGAGGCGATCGCGATCCCCACCGGCGTGCAGCTCTTCTGCTTCATCGCCACCCTGCTCGTGGGCCGCGTGACCATGAAGGTTCCGATGCTCTATGTCATCGGCGGGCTCAGCACCTTCGTCATCGGCGGGCTGACGGGCGTGATGGTCGCGCTCGTCCCCTTCGACTTCCAGGCGCACGACTCCTACTTCGTGGTGGGTCACCTCCACTCGGTGCTGATCGGCGGGACCATCTTCCCCATCGTCGGCGCGGCCTACTACTTCTTCCCGCTCATCGGCGGCAAGCACCTCTCCGAGAAGCTCGGCCGGCTCGCGTTCTGGCTGATGTTCGTCGGCTTCAACGTGACCTTCCTGCCGATGCACTTCACCGGCCTGCTCGGCATGCCGCGCCGCGTGTTCACTTACCCGGAGGAGCTGGGGCTGGGCTGGCTGAACATGATCTCCACCGTCGGCGCGTTCATCCTCGGGCTCGGCGTGCTGGTCTTCGTGATCGACGTCCTGCGCCCGAAGAAGAAGCAGCCCTACGCGGAGCGCAACCCGTGGAACGCGGGCACCCTCGAGTGGCTCGGCACCATGCCCGACGAGGCGTGGGGGGTGCGCTCCATCCCCGAGATCGACTCGCGCTACCCGCTCTGGGATCAGCCGAACTTCATGCGCGACGTGGACGAGGGGCGCTTCTATCTCCCCGACGCGGAGGAGGGTCTGCGGGAGACGCTCGTCACGAGCGCGATCGACGCCAAGCCCATCCAGTGTCTCCGCGTGGCCACGCCGACCTTCCTCGGCATGCTGGCCGCGATCTTCACCGGCGGCGTCTTCATCTTCTCCACCTTCCACCTGTGGTGGCCCGCGATGGCCAGCGGCGCGCTCGCGTTCGTGGTCATCGTCACGTGGCTCTGGACGGGCACCGCGGTCATCCCCGAGAAGCCCGCGAAGGCGGTCGGCCTCGGGCTGACATTGCCGCTCTACAGCTCGGGCCCGAGGTCGGTGGGCTGGTGGGGCATGATGATCATGATGCTCGGGGACATGACGGCGTTCCTCGCGCTCGTCTTCGGCTACTTCTTCTACTGGACGGCCGACACCGACTTCATCCCGCCCGACGCGCCGGAGATCGGATGGCTGTGGCCCTCGGTGGGGCTGGGCGCGACCCTGCTCGGCTGGCTCGCGACGGTGGCCGCGCGGCACCTGAACCGCACCAGCGCGGCCGGCTTCTACGGCGCGATCCTCGCCGCCATCGTCTCCAGCGGCGTCGGCGCGTGGGCGCTCCTGCACGGG
- a CDS encoding YkgJ family cysteine cluster protein, whose product MAESLCTSCGACCDGSLFRFTPISEEEAAWARRRSLALLPSREPRMVQPCGALEGARCRVYEERPETCRRFRCRVLKRLESGDIDRAEAEARVARLRELIARVRLRTGPGPLWERVRESIAQQTPTAMDAAFLAWMLDVAELRAYARTTFLPEGHPGALDELPPGPT is encoded by the coding sequence ATGGCTGAGAGCCTCTGCACGTCCTGCGGGGCGTGCTGCGACGGCAGCCTCTTCCGGTTCACGCCGATCTCCGAGGAGGAGGCGGCGTGGGCCCGGCGGCGCTCCCTCGCGCTCCTTCCGTCTCGCGAGCCGAGGATGGTCCAGCCGTGCGGGGCCCTCGAGGGCGCGCGCTGCCGCGTCTACGAGGAGCGCCCCGAGACCTGCCGACGCTTCCGCTGTCGCGTGCTGAAGCGCCTCGAGAGCGGCGACATCGACCGGGCGGAGGCGGAGGCGCGCGTCGCCCGCCTGCGCGAGCTCATCGCGCGCGTGCGGCTCCGAACCGGACCCGGGCCGCTCTGGGAGCGCGTCCGCGAGAGCATCGCGCAGCAGACGCCGACCGCGATGGACGCGGCGTTCCTCGCCTGGATGCTCGACGTGGCCGAGCTGCGCGCCTACGCGCGGACCACGTTCTTGCCCGAGGGTCACCCCGGCGCGTTGGACGAGCTGCCGCCCGGGCCGACCTGA
- a CDS encoding DUF1517 domain-containing protein — translation MRKRWFRWALAVVAAFWLGLGAYPVVAQSTGGSFGGGSFGGGGGGGSYGGGGGSYGGGSSYGGGYSSGGYSGGGGGGGGLSCACVVPLIIGLVLLVIVTNAMKKKGGSSHGSRAWGNVDISAIRLGVDWRARRELQAHLERLAKSGQTNSQAGLANLLRETILGLRRAELAWLYADVSNYKPMSAASAEGIFRQLGSDARARFRHELVRNADGTQTSKDAPEMRAHPNEGEGVVVVTLIVAARREILDVANVQDANGLRALLDDMTAVANPHTLMALEVIWSPAAENDRMSTAELEQFYPQLKKIDERSIAGRVFCAYCKGPFAMELLNCPHCGAPAPGTDHQHG, via the coding sequence GTGCGCAAGCGTTGGTTCCGTTGGGCGTTGGCGGTCGTCGCCGCTTTCTGGTTGGGGCTGGGCGCGTACCCCGTGGTCGCGCAGTCGACGGGCGGCAGCTTCGGCGGCGGCAGCTTCGGTGGCGGCGGCGGTGGCGGCAGTTACGGCGGCGGCGGCGGCAGCTACGGCGGCGGCAGCAGCTACGGCGGAGGCTACTCGTCCGGCGGCTACTCCGGCGGCGGGGGCGGCGGCGGGGGGCTGTCCTGCGCGTGCGTGGTCCCGTTGATCATCGGCCTGGTGCTGCTCGTCATCGTGACGAACGCGATGAAGAAGAAGGGCGGCTCGAGCCACGGCAGCCGCGCCTGGGGCAACGTCGACATCAGCGCGATCCGCCTCGGCGTCGACTGGCGCGCGCGCCGCGAGCTGCAGGCGCACCTCGAGCGGCTCGCCAAGAGCGGGCAGACCAATAGCCAAGCGGGCCTGGCGAACCTGCTGCGCGAGACGATCCTCGGGCTCCGCCGCGCGGAGCTGGCCTGGCTCTACGCGGACGTCTCCAACTACAAGCCGATGAGCGCGGCGAGCGCGGAGGGCATCTTCCGGCAGCTCGGCAGCGACGCGCGCGCCCGGTTCCGGCACGAGCTGGTCCGCAACGCCGACGGCACCCAGACCTCGAAGGACGCCCCCGAGATGCGGGCGCACCCCAACGAGGGCGAGGGCGTCGTGGTCGTCACCCTCATCGTCGCCGCGCGGCGCGAGATCCTCGACGTCGCGAACGTGCAGGACGCCAACGGCCTGCGCGCGCTCCTCGACGACATGACCGCGGTGGCCAACCCGCACACGCTGATGGCCCTCGAGGTGATCTGGTCGCCCGCGGCGGAGAACGACCGCATGAGCACGGCCGAGCTCGAGCAGTTCTACCCGCAGCTGAAGAAGATCGACGAGCGCTCGATCGCGGGCCGCGTGTTCTGCGCCTACTGCAAGGGCCCGTTCGCGATGGAGCTGCTGAACTGCCCGCACTGCGGCGCGCCCGCGCCCGGCACCGACCACCAGCATGGCTGA
- a CDS encoding c-type cytochrome, translated as MRWALIRAGVWVSCAAISSCDGPQSALAPAGRDAARIADLFWWMSGGALLVWGAVMVAAIYAARSNREHDPRLASRFIVGGGVVFPTVVLAALLSFGLALMPDLLSPGAASAPRVRVSGERWWWRVTYEVNGRPVELANELRLPVRERSGLTLVSPDVVHAFWVPSLAGKVDMIPGRENRLALEPTRTGLFRGACAEFCGGAHAMMAFHVEALERPAYDAWLAAQARPAAAPVGERAERGAAIFDARGCGACHTVRGTRAEGTVGPDLTHVGGRHRIAGVLANDVDGFRRFVRDPEAVKPEAEMPGFAMLAAEELDALAHYLDGLE; from the coding sequence ATGCGGTGGGCTCTCATACGCGCGGGCGTCTGGGTATCGTGCGCGGCGATCTCGTCGTGCGACGGGCCGCAGTCCGCGCTCGCCCCGGCCGGCCGCGACGCGGCGCGCATCGCCGATCTCTTCTGGTGGATGTCGGGAGGCGCCTTGCTCGTGTGGGGCGCGGTCATGGTCGCCGCGATCTACGCCGCGCGCTCCAACCGCGAGCACGATCCGAGGCTCGCGTCGCGCTTCATCGTCGGGGGCGGCGTGGTGTTCCCCACCGTGGTCCTCGCCGCGCTGCTGAGCTTCGGCCTCGCGCTGATGCCGGACCTCCTCTCGCCCGGCGCGGCCTCCGCGCCGCGCGTCCGGGTGAGCGGTGAGCGCTGGTGGTGGCGCGTGACCTACGAGGTGAACGGCCGCCCGGTGGAGCTCGCCAACGAGCTGCGGCTGCCCGTGCGAGAGCGGAGCGGGCTGACCCTCGTCAGCCCCGACGTGGTGCACGCGTTCTGGGTCCCCTCGCTCGCGGGCAAGGTCGACATGATCCCGGGGCGCGAGAACCGGCTCGCGCTCGAGCCCACGCGCACGGGGCTCTTCCGGGGGGCCTGCGCCGAGTTCTGTGGCGGGGCGCACGCGATGATGGCGTTCCACGTCGAGGCGCTCGAGCGCCCGGCCTACGACGCGTGGCTCGCCGCGCAGGCGCGCCCGGCGGCGGCGCCCGTGGGCGAGCGCGCGGAGCGCGGCGCGGCGATCTTCGACGCGCGCGGCTGCGGCGCCTGCCACACCGTGCGGGGAACACGCGCGGAGGGGACGGTGGGACCGGACCTGACGCACGTCGGCGGCCGGCATCGCATCGCCGGCGTGCTCGCCAACGACGTCGACGGCTTCAGGCGCTTCGTGCGCGACCCGGAGGCCGTCAAACCCGAGGCCGAGATGCCCGGCTTCGCGATGCTCGCGGCCGAGGAGCTCGACGCCCTGGCTCACTATCTGGATGGCCTGGAATGA